From the Rhinoderma darwinii isolate aRhiDar2 chromosome 12, aRhiDar2.hap1, whole genome shotgun sequence genome, one window contains:
- the LOC142665118 gene encoding olfactory receptor 12D1-like, with translation MKMFDKTNTSTVYSVSVFIDSIYPRDNINQTSLGEFILVGFTDVRELQAIFFCLFFMFFLLNITGNISILWFVTFDSSLHTPMYFFLGNLSFFDISFSSVAVPKMLSDFIPQHGTISFGGCIAQMHFFHFLGSSEVTLLTIMSYDRLVAINNPLRYSVIMNRKLCVCLVIGSYITGFLHSLLHTLLTAKLPFCGPNKVNHFFCDVKPVLILACADISLNLKLLTMVTGYLATTSFLLTLFPYILISKFLLKIQSVQGRKRAFSTCSSHLMVVSLLFGTAMFTYFGPSSRDILDHDRAAAVIFTVITPALNPVIYTLRNQDMNKAMKKVFQKWLKT, from the exons ATGAAGATGTTTGACAAGACGAACACTTCTACTGTATACTCTG TCTCTGTGTTTATAGATTCCATCTATCCTAGAGACAACATAAACCAAACTTCATTGGGAGAGTTCATCTTGGTTGGTTTCACAGATGTCAGAGAACTTCAAGCTATCTTCTTTTGCCTATTTTTTATGTTCTTCCTCTTAAACATTACTGGTAATATCTCTATTTTGTGGTTTGTGACATTTGATTCAAGTCTCCATACTCCTATGTATTTTTTCTTGGGGAACCTTTCCTTTTTTGATATTTCTTTTTCATCCGTTGCCGTGCCAAAAATGCTATCTGACTTCATACCTCAACATGGGACCATCTCATTTGGTGGCTGCATTGCTCAGATGCATTTCTTTCATTTTCTGGGAAGCTCTGAAGTTACTTTGCTCACCATTATGTCTTATGACCGTCTGGTGGCAATAAACAACCCCTTACGTTATTCCGTCATAATGAACAGAAAGCTTTGTGTTTGTCTTGTTATTGGCTCTTATATTACTGGATTTCTTCATTCTCTTCTGCATACCTTGCTTACAGCAAAGCTTCCGTTTTGTGGACCTAACAAGGTCAACCATTTCTTCTGTGATGTTAAACCAGTACTGATATTAGCCTGTGCAGATATTTCTCTCAATCTTAAACTTCTTACCATGGTTACTGGGTATCTGGCAACTACTTCCTTTCTATTAACTCTTTTTCCATATATTTTGATCAGTAAATTTCTTCTGAAAATACAATCAGTCCAAGGTCGGAAACGagccttttcaacctgtagctcccacctcatGGTTGTCTCTCTCCTCTTTGGAACGGCCATGTTTACTTATTTCGGACCTAGTTCCCGAGATATTTTAGATCATGACAGAGCTGCAGCAGTGATATTCACTGTAATTACACCAGCTCTAAACCCAGTTATATATACGTTGCGTAACCAAGACATGAATAAGGCTATGAAAAAAGTTTTTCAGAAGTGGCTGAAAACGTAA